TTACCAATGATGGGATTAATATTTTCCCACTGGGAGCGATGCGATTGACTCAACGTTCTTCCAATGTCCGCGTGTCTTCTGGCGTCAAAATCCTCGACGAAATGTGTGGCGGCGGTTTCTTCAAAGATTCCATCATTCTGGCAACAGGAGCTACTGGTACAGGCAAGACACTTTTAGTAAGTAAATTCTTGCAAGATGCCTGCATGAGAGGTGAGCAGGCTATCCTGTTTGCCTATGAAGAATCTCGCGCTCAACTCTCGCGCAATGCTTACTCTTGGGGCACTGATTTTGAAGATTTAGAACAAAAAGGTTTGCTGAAAATCATCTGTGCTTATCCCGAATCGGCTGGATTAGAAGACCACTTGCAGATTATTAAAACAGAAATTGCACAATTTAAGCCTTCCCGAATTGCCATTGACTCTCTATCAGCTTTGGCACGCGGAGTGAGCAATAATGCTTTTCGTCAGTTTGTGATTGGGGTGACTGGTTTCGCCAAGCAAGAAGAAATTACCGGCTTTTTTACCAACACTACCGATCAATTTATGGGGTCTAATTCAATTACAGATTCCCATATTTCTACAATTACGGACACGATTATTATGCTCCAGTATGTGGAGATTCGTGGCGAAATGTCTCGCGCTATTAACGTCTTTAAGATGCGGGGTTCCTGGCACGATAAAGGTATCCGCGAGTACACTATCAGCGAAAAAGGCCCGCAAATTAAAGATTCCTTCCGCAACTTTGAACGAATTATCAGCGGTTCTCCTACTCGCATTAGCGTTGATGAAAAAATGGAACTTTCTCGAATTGTCAAGGGGGTACAGGGAAAAATCGGCGATGATTAATTAGGGTGAATTTTAGATTTTATATCATGTCCGGTAGCATCGTTAGTGTAAGAGTGATATCGTCAAATTGTTTGTTGTCATCGGTGGTTAATTTTTTACCACAGATGAAGACAGATGAACACAGATGAACACAGATAAGATGGGGATTTTTAGGCAACCGATGCCACCGGACATGATATTAGGTTTAAAATTTATTGGCAATCTGAAATTAGTTATTAAACCATTTGGGAAAGGTAATGACGACGGAATATTTACAAAATTTTTTTCGGGCAACCAACCCCGCCAGAACTCTAAATGTAGAAAATCCAGAAGACGAAAAGTGTTACATCGACTTTTCCTCGGTAAGAGGGGGGAAAGTTATTGAGGAACTGAAAGAGAATATCACGCTTTTTGCGACTGACGATCGCACTTGTGTTCTATTCACGGGCCATATTGGTTGCGGCAAGTCTACTGAGTTATTTCGGCTGAAAGCTGAACTGCAAGCGGAGGGGTTCCATGTGGTTTATTTTGAGTCCAGCGACGACTTGGAAATGACTGATGTGGATATTAGCGATATCCTGCTGGCGATCGCACGTCGCGTCAGTCAAAGTCTCGAACAACTGGAACTGGAGGAACCCAAAAGGTTTAAGGAGTTGCTGCAAGGCGCGGCGAGGGTCTTGAACTCCGAGGTGACGGGGCTAAAATTTAAGCTGGCGGGTAATGATGTGGGCCTGACTTCTGAAAAAGAAAAGTTTACTCTCGCGTTTGGTATTGGCGAAATCACGGCTAAGACGAAAAGCGATTCTGGGCTGCGCGATCGACTAAATCAGTATCTTGGGCCACAAAAAACCCAGTTGTTGGAGGCGATTAATCGGGAATTGCTAGAACCTGCGATCGCAAAACTGAAACAGCAGGGTAAAAAAGGGCTAGTGGTAATTGTCGATAATCTTGACAAGGTAGACAATCGCCAAAAATCTTGGGGTCGTCCGCAACAAGAATATCTGTTTGTGGATCAGGGAGAATATTTAACCAAGCTGCATTGTCACGTACTATATACAATGCCCTTAGCTTTGAAGTTCTCCAATGACTACGGGAACCTTACCCAGCGATTTGACGAACCCAAGGTTTTGCCGATGGTTCTTGTGAAATTTAAGGATGGTAGGGAATGCCAACCAGGGATAGCATTGCTGCAACAGATGGTGATGGCGAGGGCGTTTCCAGATAAAAATGAACAAGAACGCCTCGATGCTATTCCAGAAATTTTTGATAGTTTGGAAACGTTAAATCGTCTGTGTCGCGTTAGTGGAGGTCACGTCCGAGACTTGCTAAGATTGCTGAATGAGTGGATCAAAAAGGAAAGACAATTTCCGCTCACTCGTCCCAAATTAGAAGAAGTGATTCGTCAACGCTGCAATAACATGATGATGCCAATTTCCGATGCGGAATGGGAATTATTGCGGCAGGTTAAGCAACGTAAAAAAGTTACTGATGATGACGGATATCAAAAGTTGATTCGCAGTCGGTTTGTGTTTGAATATCACAGTGACGGCGAGATTTGGTTTGATATCAATCCAATTTTAGCGGACGCGAGTGAGTTGCTATAGCTAGGGGCTAGAGCGCTCTGATGTGTGGGTAGGGGCGTTCGCGTAGCGTGCCGGAGGCATTAGCATTCGGGTAGTAAGCGATATGCCTACGGCACGCTACGCGATCGCAATCGGCAACAATTTTTCTGCCCGAATGCTTCGCCCAGCCGTGGTCTGTATAAGGGATAGCTATATGATCGAGAAATATCGCCGGAACCTCACCCCCCCAACCCCCCTCTCCGAGATCGGAGAGGGGGGCGAAAGGAGAGGGGGGAGAAAGAAAAATCAGAAAGTTCTCCCCTCCCTGTGGCGGGGAGGGGCTGGGGGTGGGGTTCTTAGACTGCTAGCCTACAGCCGTATTCATGCTTGGGTTCAATCTAAAATCCAAAATCCAAAATCCAATGACCTTAGATAATGAGAGTGCCTTAGAGGAACTTGCTTGGGCGATCGAGGCTTCCCAAGGACAGTTTTCTTTGTTTTTAGCTCGTTGTAATTATACCAATCTGCAAAGGCAATTAAGCCAGCAATTACAACCAATTTGTGCTGTTCCTATTCGCACTCTGGAACTAAAGAGAGAGGACAAAACTCTTTATGCCAGAATTCAGGCAGAATTAGGGTCAGAACAACCAAATGGCGTGATGGTTTTTGGTTTGGAAATGGTGGAAGATTTGGAGCATTTGTTGACTTCCACCAATCAAGTGCGAGAGGAATTTCAGAAAAATTTCCAGTTTCCGTTGGTGTTGTGGGTTAATGATAAAATCCTCACGCAACTAACTCGCATTGCGCCAGATTTTGAAAGTTGGGCGACAACAGTTGCATTTTTGATGCTGCCGCAGAATTTGGCGAATCTTTTCAGAGAAACTGCCGAACAATGGTTTACTAATAACTTAGCGTTTACTCTAGAAGATTGTTTGGCACTGGAAGTTGAACTGGAAGCGGCACAAAAAGATTTGCGGGATTACGAACAAATTGGCAGTCAGGAGTTAGAAGCAGAACGTCAATCTTTGTTGGGTTTTGTCAAGCGGGTAAATCAACAAGTTGATGTTGCTATAGAACATTATCAAACAGGTTTAGCATTTTGGCGATCGACTCAAAATTTAGAACGACAAGCCAAATTACTCGACGAAATTGCTTTCTGCTATTACCTGAAAAATCCATATTATCAAAACAGAAATCAAACGGTTTCTCAAGAAACTAAAGATTACGTTCGAGAATATTTACAAGTAATCGAACAAATCCAACGTCCCGATTTACTGGCTAACTCAATCCTGAGATTTGGTGAAGCTTTGAATTACGTACAGGATTGGGAACAATTCCAAAGGCTCGTAAGGCAGGCTTTGGCACAGCATGAAACTGACAATAAGCTAGTTGAATTGGGGAGAGATTATGGCTTTTTAGCTTATGCGGCTTTGGCACAATCTCGCTGGGATGATGCCAATCAATTGGCTCGAAAAGCGCTGGAAATTTTATCGATATTTGAAACAGGTGAAAGTACGAATTTAATCAAACAAAATGATGCTAGTTTCTATCGTTTTATTCTGGCGAAAGCGCAACAATCTTTAGGTCAGTTTGCCGAAGCAATTCAGAATTTGGAAGCGGCGAAGGAAGTTGGGAGTCCTGACTATGACCCGCAGCTATTTATCGATATTTTGTGTCATTTGCAGGGGCTTTATTTTGATGTTAAAGATTATCTCAATGCCTTTCAAATCAAGCTGGAACGCAAATCTGTTGAGCAGAGATATGGGTTGCGGGCGTTTATCGGTGCGGGTCGAATTAAATCGCAACGGCAAGCAAAATTGGCGCTGAAACAGGTTGTCCAAACCCACTTACTCGATTCTCTTCAGGAGAATATAGCGCCAGAAATTACTGCTTCCGGTAGAATGCTGGATGTGGAACGATTGCGTCAGCGTGTTGGTGATAATAACTACAAATTGATAGTAATTCACGGGCAATCGGGAGTGGGAAAAAGTTCCCTGGTGTATGGCGGATTGGTGCCAGCATTGAAACAGAAAGCTATTGGTTTTCAAGATGTTTTGCCGGTGACAATGCGCGTCTATACTAATTGGGTGGAAGAATTGGGGCGGTTGTTGCTAGAAGCGCTGGCACAAAAAGGTGTAGAGACGTTTTATAAAACGTCTCTACAGGCAGAAAAAGAGACGTTTCATGCAACGTCTCTACAAAATACAGCTGATATCCTCGCACAGCTAAAACAAAATGAATCGCACAATTTGCGGACGGTGCTGATTTTTGACCAGTTTGAAGAATTCTTTTTTGTATATCCCAATCCTGTGGAAAGGCGAGATTTTTTTGCTTTTTTGGGAGAGTGCCTAAACATACTGCCTCTGAAGGTAATCCTGTCGCTGCGAGAGGATTATTTGCACTATTTGCTGGAAATGGATAGCCTCGATAGCATGAAGATTATCAGCAATGATATTCTCGCTAAGAATGTCCGCTATAAATTGGGTAACTTTTCAACCGATGATGCTAAATCGATTATTGAGAGATTAACAGAAGCATCTAGTTTTAAGTTAGACTCGGATTTGATTGGACAGCTGGTAGAAGATTTGGCACGGGAGTTAGGTGAAGTGCGTCCAATTGAGTTGCAAGTTGTGGGGTCACAACTGCAAACGGAGAATATTACTACTTTAGCTCAATATCAAAGTTTCGGACGGAAAGCAACGGAAGAATTGGTAAAACGCTATTTAGCACAAGTGGTAAATGATTGCGGTGAGGGAAATAAGCAAGTTGCTGAGTTGGTGCTGTTTTTATTGACTGATGAAAAGGGAACTCGACCTCTGAAGACTCGCGCCGAATTGGAACGGGATTTGCAGGCATTGGTGGCAGATTTGAGTGCAGAAGGTAGGGTATTAGATTTAGTATTAGATATTTTTGTCGGTAGTGGTTTGGTGTTGTTATTACCCGAAAAGCCATTTGACCGCTATCAGTTGGTGCATGATTATTTGGCGGCGTTTATTAATCAGCAACAACGGCCTAAGTTAAATGAGTTAATAGCAGAACTGGAAAAGGAAAGACAGCAGCGTCAACAAGCAGAAGCGAAACGTCAAGTAGCTGAGGAACAACTGCAACAATCTGAAGAAGGCAAAAAAATCTTGCAGGCGGCGAATCATAAAGCAAAGCAGCTAATTCAAAGAGGTTCTGCTTTCTTCGTTATATCCGTGATTGTGGCAGCAGTCACAGGGATATCAGCAGTAAAAGTTTACCTAGACTTTCGAGAAGCCCAGGAAGCTACAAGACTTGAGCGGGAGGCACTGGGCAGTTTACGAAAATTTGAGTATCGAGAAATGGAAGCATTGGTATCGGCGATACGGACAGGACAAGATTTGAAATCGCTGGTGAAGAATCGCCCTCTAGAAGAATATCCCACTGCCAGTCCGCTTTTAGCTTTAGAGACAATTCTGGACAACATTCGGGAGGAGAGTCAACTTAAAGGTCATCAGAGTCCTGTCAACAGTGCCAACTTCAGTCCCAAAGGCGATCGCATCGTCACCGCTTCTGACGACAAGACTGCGAGGGTGTGGGATTTATCGGGAAAGTTGATTGCTGAACTTAAAGGTCATCAGGGTTATGTCTGGAGTGCCAACTTCAGNNNNNNNNNNNNNNNNNNNNNNNNNNNNNNNNNNNNNNNNNNNNNNNNNNNNNNNNNNNNNNNNNNNNNNNNNNNNNNNNNNNNNNNNNNNNNNNNNNNNAAGTTGATTGCTGAACTTAAAGGTCATCAGGGTTATGTCTGGAGTGCCAACTTCAGTCCCAAAGGCGATCGGATTGTGACTGCTTCCAGGGACAATACTGCTAGGGTGTGGGATTTATCGGGAAAGTTGATTGCTGAACTTAAAGGTCATCAGGGTTATGTCTGGAGTGCCAACTTCAGTCCCAAAGGCGATCGGATTGTCACCGCTTCCAGAGACAAGACTGCGAGGGTGTGGGATTTATCGGGCAAGCAATTAGCCCTCTTCAAAACGCATCAGGATTCTATCCGCAGTGCCAACTTCAGTCCCGACGGCCAACGTATCGTCACCGCCTCATTCGACAGAACCGCCCGGGTGTGGGATTTATCGGACAAGCAACTAGCTCTTCTCAAAGGTCATGAGGATTTTGTGGTGAGGGCTAGTTTTAGTTCCGACAGCCAACGTATCGTCACTGCTTCAAAAGACAAATCTGCCCGTGTGTGGGATTTATCTGGCAAGCAACTAGCTCTCCTCAAAGGCCATGAGCGTTCTGTCTGGAGCGCCAGTTTTAGCCCGGATGACCAGCGCATCGTCACCGCCTCAGAAGACAAAACCGCCCGTGTGTGGAACTTATCCGGTCGGCAACTAGCCCTCCTCAAAGGCCATCAGGGTCCAGTGAATAGTGCCAGTTTTAGCCCGGATGGCCAGCGCATCGTCACCGCCTCAGACGACAAGACCGTCCGTTTATGGGGCTTGTCCGGTCGGCAACTAGCCCTCCTCAAAGGCCATCAGGATTCAGTGAATAGTGCCAGTTTTAGCCCGGATGGTCAGCGCATCGTCACTGCCTCATCCGATAAGACAGCCCGTGTCTGGGATTTATCTGGTCAGCAGCTAGCTCTTCTCAAAGGCCATGAGGATATTGTGCTGAGCGCGAGTTTTAGCCCGGATGGCGGCAAATACATCGTCACCGCCTCCTATGACAACACCGCCCGTGTGTGGGACTTATCCGGTCAACAAATACGACAACTCAAAGGGCATCAAGGTACTGTCAACAGCGCCAACTTTAGTCCCGATGCCAAACGCATCGTTACCACCTCATTAGACAACACCGCCCGTGTGTGGGATTTATCGGGTAAGCAACTAGCCCAACTCGAAGGGCATGAGAATTATGTCCACAGCGCCAGTTTTAGCTCGGATGGTGAACGCATTGTCACCTCCTCCGCTGACAAAACTGCCAAAGTTTGGAATGTGGAAAGCGTTGGTAACTTGGATTTACTGCTAAAGCGAGGTTGCAAATGGTTAAACTATTACCTGATTGTCAATCCCAAGGAATTGCAGACACTAAAAGTATGCCAAAACGAAACTAACAAGTTGGCAGCAGCAGAAGTTATGGTGAAGGATGGTGAGGAAGAAGCGAGAAACGGCAATATCGATGTCGCCGTCGATAAGTTCAATCAAGCCTTTGCATGGAATGCCAGGTTAAAGAAATTTGACCCAAAAACAAAAGCGCAGGAATTAAAAGAAGCTACGAATCTAGTTAAGGATGGGGTGAAGTTAGCCAAGGATGGCAATATTAAGGATGCGGTTGCGGCTTTTCAAAGCGCATTGAAACTAGACCCCAGCTTAGACTTTAAACCAGAAGAAGAAGCTCGACAAATATTAGCTTCTGCTTTAATTGAAAAGGGAAATAGGTTTGTAAAACAGCGCCAGTTCAAAGATGCGATGATAGCCTTCACCCAAGCCGAAAAGCTCGATTCAAAACAAATATCTGCTGATTCGTGGTACGATCTCTGTGATCAAGGTACTTTCCGAGGCAATGCCACCGATGTTAAGTTTGCCTGCGAAAAAGCTGTAGCCCTTAACCAAAATTATCGCCGGATGCGCGGTATTAACAGGGCGCTAACTGGCAACAAAAAAGGCGCGATTGAGGATTTGGAGGCAGTTGTTGTTTCTATTAATGATAAGAAAGATCGATTAAAAGTGCAAAGTTGGATTGATAGTTTACGCGCTGGGAAAAATCCGTTTACATCTGAAGAAATTAAGCGTTTACGGGGATAGGACGGGCGGGACGCCCATCCTACAAGAAAGAAGTTGTAGGATATTTTTGGGTTTGGAAGTGATTTGCACAAGATGCGATTTGAGGATACGGATATGGCTATAGCGGTTCTCAAGTAAGTGAGGTACGTAGTTGGGCTTTAGCCCTCTTAATTTAGTGGTTATATAAGCTGTCAGTCATACCTCATCTACCTGAGAAGGGCTATATACAAAGCTATTGACTTCGCTGTTAGCCCGCCTGCGATTCAAATCGCAGGCGGGTGTGGGTGACACCACTAATCTTTGAGTCCGTTTTAACTCAATATGTTGTTGAGCTTGGACGCTATTTTCAAGAGCGCTGAAGCGCAACAACGTACCAATTTCAAGAGCGCTGAAGCGCAACAACGTACCAATTTTCAAGAGCGCTGAAGCGCAACAACGTACCAATTTCAAGAGCGCTGAAGCGCAACAACGTACCAATTTCAAGAGCGCTGAAGCGCAACAACGTACCAATAATTGAGGAAAGACGAGCGCGGAGGGATTTGAACCCCCGACCCTCAGGACCGGAACCTGATGCTCTATCCACTGAGCCACGCGCCCTTACATTCCCAAATTATAGCATATCTAAACGCTCACATATTCAATAGATGGATCAGAAAACTGGGAGCGGGCAAAATGACGATCAGCAAGAGGCCCAGCGCCGCTAAACCCCAGAAGTCGCGTTGGTTGTCGAGTTCACTGACATCGTTCAAAGCCGGTTCATCGCTTATGGGTATTAAGAAGAGGAAAATTGCCCAATATAAATAGTAGGGCGGAATTAGAGAAACTCCTACCAACCAAGGCATCAGAGAAGCTATCAGCAGTAGGAATCGGGCAATTTGGGCAATGGAAGCGGCTTGTCGTTGCCCAAACATGGCATGGACAATATGACCGCCGTCGAGTTGGCCCACGGGCATCAAGTTGAAGGCAGTGACGATTATGCCCAAAAATCCTGCTACTGCGACGGGATGGAGATCGATCGCTTTTTCTGCTGTCAAAGCACTGCCTAGCGCCAATTTACTCAGCAAAGTTAGCAATAGGGAAAACGTGGGGTTGAAGGCGTCGAAGTTCAATATGACCGCCTTATTAGACAGAGGAACTACAGTAGAATTGGCTAGACCCCAAATCAGCAAGGGTAAAGTCGCCACGAAGCCTGCGAAGGGCCCAGCAATTCCCACATCAAACAAAGCTTTGCGATCGGGTAGTAGACTACGCAGCTGAATAAACGCCCCAAAAGTACCTGGAAAAAACGGCACGGGTATAAAATAGGGCAGAGTCGTGCGAAGTTTATAGAACCTCCCCGTTAGGTAGTGACCCATTTCGTGGATGCCCAGAATAGCCATCAGCGCCAAAGCATAGGGCAGTCCTTTCAGCAGAACGGCTGAGTTGGATTCCACTGCTTGCCGGGTTACCCCTGCTATTTGGGCTCCAACTAAGAGTGTAGTGAATAAGGTTGCCGCCAACAGTCCTAAAGCCAAACCGGGTCGCGTCAAGACTTCCCTGTTGCGCTTAGCGTCTGAGTGGGCTTGGGGATTGGGAACTAGGGCAAAAAAGGGATTGGAGTTGAAACCTTGTTGAAAGATAATTAGGAAGCGATCGCCAAATTTGGCTTCAATATTCTCCCTGATAGTCTTGTATGCCACTTCCGGTTTGGTTCGCAGGTGTCCCCGGCAAATCACCGCTTGGGGTCGAAACTCCAGATTTTGCAGGTAGTAGACTCCCCAGGGGAAACACTCCCGCAGCTGGGTTTCTTCCTCCTTATTGATGGGACGTACCTTAGCTGCCCCATTATCTGAGTTAGCCGTCTCTTGTGAAGCTGCGGTATCCGAACTCTGAAGTACTGGCGGTTTAATGTCTTTACGCCCTCGCTGAATCAGCCAGCAGTACAAAAATATGCTGATTCCGAATACCCCAATCATCAAAA
The sequence above is drawn from the Argonema galeatum A003/A1 genome and encodes:
- a CDS encoding site-2 protease family protein translates to MNILLLVLLGLATYFIVKRSVADITKTPVWILWLAMMIPPFAWTGWIWVYGKNKPMPVVLMIGVFGISIFLYCWLIQRGRKDIKPPVLQSSDTAASQETANSDNGAAKVRPINKEEETQLRECFPWGVYYLQNLEFRPQAVICRGHLRTKPEVAYKTIRENIEAKFGDRFLIIFQQGFNSNPFFALVPNPQAHSDAKRNREVLTRPGLALGLLAATLFTTLLVGAQIAGVTRQAVESNSAVLLKGLPYALALMAILGIHEMGHYLTGRFYKLRTTLPYFIPVPFFPGTFGAFIQLRSLLPDRKALFDVGIAGPFAGFVATLPLLIWGLANSTVVPLSNKAVILNFDAFNPTFSLLLTLLSKLALGSALTAEKAIDLHPVAVAGFLGIIVTAFNLMPVGQLDGGHIVHAMFGQRQAASIAQIARFLLLIASLMPWLVGVSLIPPYYLYWAIFLFLIPISDEPALNDVSELDNQRDFWGLAALGLLLIVILPAPSFLIHLLNM
- a CDS encoding AAA family ATPase codes for the protein MTTEYLQNFFRATNPARTLNVENPEDEKCYIDFSSVRGGKVIEELKENITLFATDDRTCVLFTGHIGCGKSTELFRLKAELQAEGFHVVYFESSDDLEMTDVDISDILLAIARRVSQSLEQLELEEPKRFKELLQGAARVLNSEVTGLKFKLAGNDVGLTSEKEKFTLAFGIGEITAKTKSDSGLRDRLNQYLGPQKTQLLEAINRELLEPAIAKLKQQGKKGLVVIVDNLDKVDNRQKSWGRPQQEYLFVDQGEYLTKLHCHVLYTMPLALKFSNDYGNLTQRFDEPKVLPMVLVKFKDGRECQPGIALLQQMVMARAFPDKNEQERLDAIPEIFDSLETLNRLCRVSGGHVRDLLRLLNEWIKKERQFPLTRPKLEEVIRQRCNNMMMPISDAEWELLRQVKQRKKVTDDDGYQKLIRSRFVFEYHSDGEIWFDINPILADASELL
- the kaiC gene encoding circadian clock protein KaiC — encoded protein: MNNPNNQIEQKQQFVKAGVEKIRTLIEGFDDISYGGLPVGRTTLVSGTSGTGKTLLAIQFIYNGIIHFDEPGVFVTFEESPNDIIRNACSFGWNLQQLVDDGKLFILDASPDPEGQDVVGSFDLSALIERLQYAIRKYKAKRVSIDSVTAVFQQYDAASVVRREIFRLVARLKLLGVTSIMTTEREQEYGPVARFGVEEFVSDNVAIVRNVLEGERRRRTMEILKLRGTTHMKGEYPFTITNDGINIFPLGAMRLTQRSSNVRVSSGVKILDEMCGGGFFKDSIILATGATGTGKTLLVSKFLQDACMRGEQAILFAYEESRAQLSRNAYSWGTDFEDLEQKGLLKIICAYPESAGLEDHLQIIKTEIAQFKPSRIAIDSLSALARGVSNNAFRQFVIGVTGFAKQEEITGFFTNTTDQFMGSNSITDSHISTITDTIIMLQYVEIRGEMSRAINVFKMRGSWHDKGIREYTISEKGPQIKDSFRNFERIISGSPTRISVDEKMELSRIVKGVQGKIGDD